Below is a genomic region from Synergistales bacterium.
GTTTTGTCGTTGTTCTGCTTGTTATCGTGGCCTCCGGTGCCCTGACACTGTACTATGTGTTCTGGGGCGGAGAGGAGATAAGCACGCCTCCTCTGGAAGGAATGAGCGCCATCGAGGCTGTCGAGATCGCCCAGCAGCATGGGCTCCTGGTCCGGATGGACAAGGTGGATTCCCTGAAGGAACCCGGCATCGTCCTCTCGCAATGGCCGGAAGCGGGGTCGAAGATCAAGGAGGGAAAGGTGCTGATTCTGAAGATCAGCAAGGGCGGGGACCGGGTGGCGCTGCCCAACCTCCGGGGGATGGAGTTCAACGAAGCCGTCGCGACGCTTGAGGAGGAGGGATTCACCGCCGGGGATATCGTCCGGATCGACCACCCCGATGTGTTGCCCGGAACGGTGATCGCCCAGAGCCCTTCGGCGCCGGCCCGGCTTCCCAAGGGCGAGCGGATCGATCTGTTGATCAGCAGAGGTCCGTCCGGAGAGGGTGGAACGGTTTCCGTCCCTGATGTGACGGGGAGGGAAGAGGCGGTGGCCCGGCGACTGCTGGCAGGCGCCGGATTGCAGGTGCAGGATGTGCGGTATACCTACACGCAGAATACGCCTGAGGGGATTGTTGTTTCCCTGAGCCCCGCTCCAGGTACGACCCTTCGGCATGCCTCCGGCATTACGCTGGAGGTGGCCACCAACCGCCGGGCGGAAGCCTCGGAGCCGGAGAACCCGACACCGACACCTTCTCAGACAGTGCGGGCGCCGGGGATGGCGGATGGTGTGGCCGATGAGGAACAACAGGTGGCGACCGACAGCCGGCCCGAGGAGCAGCCCCCGGCGGAGACCGAAGAGACGGCAGAGACCGTTTCCCCGGATCGGGAGACGGAGCCGGAGCCTACGGCGACGCCGACGCCGACCCCGGTGCCGGGCAAACTGGCCAAGATCCGGTATCAGGTGCCGCCGCTCTCTGATCCCCTGAATCTCCTTATCGAGATGGTGGATGAACAGGGAAGCCGGAAGATCCTGGACAGAGAGGTAAGCAGCGGGGAGTATGTCAAACTCGACAAGCGGTATGTCGGGAGTGCTGTGGTAACAATCTATCTCGGAGGGGAATTTGTATGGCAGGAACGGTACCGGTAGTGTCACGGATGTACGAACGACTGTCTGCGCGGCGTCCGCTTGTGGCGCCGTCGCTGCTTTCGGCGGATGTGCTGCAGCTCCGGCAGAGTGTAGAGGAACTTCAGGGAGAGATGGATCTGCTGCATCTCGATGTGATGGACGGGCACTATGTCCCCAATCTCTCCTTTGGGCCGCAGTTCGCCGCCGCCCTCAGGGAGGCCTATCCGGAGACACTGCTTGATGTACACCTGATGGTGACGCCGCCGGAGGATTTTGTTCCCTCCTTTCTGGAGGCGAAACCGGATTTCCTCACCGTTCACTGTGAGGCCGGATTCCATATCCACCGGGTGCTTGGCAGGATCGCCGAGTCCGGGGTCTGTCCCGGGGTCGCGATCAACCCCGGAACACCGGTGGCGTTGCTCGAACCGATACTCCACATGGTGGGGATGGTGCTTGTGCTTTCGGTGAATCCCGGCTTTGGCGGGCAG
It encodes:
- a CDS encoding PASTA domain-containing protein, with the protein product MKRFMYLSFVVVLLVIVASGALTLYYVFWGGEEISTPPLEGMSAIEAVEIAQQHGLLVRMDKVDSLKEPGIVLSQWPEAGSKIKEGKVLILKISKGGDRVALPNLRGMEFNEAVATLEEEGFTAGDIVRIDHPDVLPGTVIAQSPSAPARLPKGERIDLLISRGPSGEGGTVSVPDVTGREEAVARRLLAGAGLQVQDVRYTYTQNTPEGIVVSLSPAPGTTLRHASGITLEVATNRRAEASEPENPTPTPSQTVRAPGMADGVADEEQQVATDSRPEEQPPAETEETAETVSPDRETEPEPTATPTPTPVPGKLAKIRYQVPPLSDPLNLLIEMVDEQGSRKILDREVSSGEYVKLDKRYVGSAVVTIYLGGEFVWQERYR
- the rpe gene encoding ribulose-phosphate 3-epimerase, producing MAGTVPVVSRMYERLSARRPLVAPSLLSADVLQLRQSVEELQGEMDLLHLDVMDGHYVPNLSFGPQFAAALREAYPETLLDVHLMVTPPEDFVPSFLEAKPDFLTVHCEAGFHIHRVLGRIAESGVCPGVAINPGTPVALLEPILHMVGMVLVLSVNPGFGGQSFLPETMEKVRSLVRWRETHGARYLIEVDGGLASENVSEVVAKGCDVVVAGNSIFGVSRPYDAVRSLRSAAEKGLRR